A segment of the Aromatoleum aromaticum EbN1 genome:
CCGTTGACGGCGTCGAGTTCGAGCGCCTCGGCGGCGGCTGCGGCGGTCAGGGTGTGCCAGCGGCAGGTTTCGGTAGCCATGGGCATGCGGTCGGTGGTGCCAGTCGGTGATGCGATAAATGCCCGCTCCACGGCTCTGCCGGCTTCAGTCTGCGGGCGGAGTTGGAGCCGGGGAATCCGGCGTCACGGCAGCCGATGGGTCCGGGATGCGGGTTGCAAGCACCTTGTCGATGCGCTTGCCGTCGAGATCGACGACTTCCAGCCGCCACTCTCCCCACTGGGAAACATCCCCGGTATGCGGCAAGCGGCCGAGCAGCCACATCACCATGCCGCTCAGCGTGTGGTAGCGTCCCCTTTCTTCCTCCGGTACCGTCTTGAGTTCGAGACGGTCTTTCAGTTCCGGGATCGGGATCATGCCGTCGAGCAGCCAGGAGCCGTCTTCGCGCTGCACCGCCCAGGCTTCTTCCAGGCTGTGCGGGTGGAATTCGCCGGTGACGGCCTCGAGCACGTCCTGCAGTGTCACCATGCCCTGGATTTCGCCGTATTCGTCGATGACGAAGACCATCTGCGTGCTCGACGCGCGGAACTGGTCGAGCAGTTCCATGCCCGTCAGCGACTCGGGCACGTAGACCGGCGGCTGCAGCTGCTGCGTGAGATCGGTCTTGCCGCCTTTGAGCGTCTGGTTGAAAAGCTGTTTCGACGAAATGATGCCGAGGATGTCGTCGAGCCCGCCGCGACACACCGGGAAGCGCGAATGATCGGACTCGGCCATGCGCGCGAGGTTCTCGTCGAGCGGGCGCGTGACGTCCAGCCATACGATGTCGGCGCGCGGGACCATCAACGAACCGATCTGGCGGTCGTCGAGGCGGAACACGTTGCGCACCATCGTGTGCTCGTTCTTTTCGATGATGCCGGCTTCCGATCCCTCTTCGAGCAGCGCGTGGATTTCTTCTTCGGTGATGCTCGGGGCGCCTTCGTCGCGCTTGCCCAGCAGACGCAGCAGCAGCGCGGTCGACCACATCAGCAGGCGCACGAACGGGCGTGATCCGATCGCGAGCGCCTTCATCGGGCGGGCCACGAGGATCGCGATGCCTTCCGGGTTGATCTGGCCGATCCGTTTCGGCACCAGCTCGCCGACAACGATCGAGACATAGGTGATCACGACGACGACCAGCACTGTCGCACCGACTTCGCTCGGATGCTGGTCGAGGCCGAGCGTCTGCAGCCAGCTGGCAAGTGGGGCCGCGAGCGCGGCTTCGCCGACGATGCCGTTGAGGATGCCGATCGACGTGATGCCGATCTGGATCGTGGACAGGAAGCGGGTCGGCTCCTCGCCGAGCTCGATCGCGACGTGGGCGGACGCGTCGCCATCTTCGGCGAGACGCGCAAGCCGGCTGCGGCGGGCAGTGACGAGGGCGATCTCGGACATCGCGAAGGCCCCGTTCAGCAGAATCAGGGCGACGAGAATGAAAATTTCCATTTTCGGGCTATCCGGGAAAAGCGTGCCAGGACCGGGCCACAGCCCGGGTGCTGCAGGCACGACGCGGCGCCGCCGGTAGGGCGGCGGCAAGCGAAAGGGCGAAGCGGAGGGGCTGCGACACCGAAGATGCCGCGATCCGGGCGACCGGGGCAGGGGCGGACGAGGGCGAGGGCGGGATCGATCGGGAGCGAGCGAGCGTGTTCGGGCGATGGCGGGAGAAAACGTTCTCCGGGCAACATCGCCGGGAGCTTTCGCTGCTGTGGCGCTTGCCGCGCAGGGCGGCTTTCGGTGTGGCCGAAAAGGCCGTCATCGGGGTGTTTCGACTACTCATGGCGCGGAGATTGTGTCGTCCCCGCTGCTCCTTTGCGTTGTATGCCTGCATGCATCATGCCTCAGCGGTCCGGGGCTGTCACGTCCTGGGCGGTCGCAGCAGGGGGGGATGGAGCGTGCGGCAGGTCCGCGGCTTTGCAGCGACAAGCGTTACAATGTCGCACTTTTTTTCGCTTGGAACGGTCGGATGAAGACCACCTTTCTGGATTTCGAACAACCTGTTGCCGATCTGGAAGCAAAGATCGAGAAGCTGAGATTCGTCCAGGACGATTCGGCAGTGGATATTTCGGAGGAGATCGCGCGCCTCGAAGCGAAGAGCCAGACGCTGTCCAAGAACCTGTACGCGAAACTCACCCCGTGGCAGATCGCGCAGGTCTCGCGTCATCCCCAGCGGCCCTACACCCTGGACTACGCGCGCCATATCTTTACCGACTTCGTCGAGCTGCACGGCGACCGCACGTACGCCGACGACAAGGCGATCGTCGGCGGCCTCGCCCGCTTCAACGGCCAGAGCTGCGTCGTCATCGGCCACCAGAAAGGCCGCGATACGAAGGAAAAGATCCTGCGCAACTTCGGCATGCCGCGGCCGGAAGGCTATCGCAAGGCGCTGCGGCTGATGCGGCTGGCGGAGAAGTTCGGCCTGCCGGTGTTCACTTTCGTCGACACCCCCGGCGCGTATCCCGGGATCGACGCCGAGGAGCGCGGCCAGTCCGAGGCGATCGGCCGCAATCTTTACGTGATGGCCGAACTCAAGGTGCCGATCATCACGACGATCATCGGCGAAGGCGGTTCCGGCGGCGCGCTGGCGATCGCGGTCGGTGACCAGGTGATGATGCTGCAGTACGCGACATACTCGGTGATCTCGCCGGAAGGCTGCGCGTCGATCCTGTGGAAGAGCGCCGAGAAGGCGTCCGAGGCGGCCGAGACGATGGGCATCACCGCAGCGCGGCTGAAGTCGCTCGGCCTCATCGACCGGGTCGTCAACGAACCGGCGGGCGGCGCGCATCGGGATCATCGCGCGATGGCGCAGACTCTCAAGCGTGCGCTGCAGGACGCATTGCGCCAGGTGGCGGATCTTTCCCCGGCCGAACTGGTCGAGAAGCGGCTCGAGCGCCTGATGAGCTATGGCCGGTTCAAGGAACAGAAGGTCGCCTGACCCCCTTCCGCCGCTTGTCGATGCTGTCGCCGGCGTGCTCGTGGCGGCAGCGGTGGCGCCCCGACAGCGCCTGTGCGTCGCGTTCAGCGGCGGGGCAGACTCGACGACGCTGCTGCATCTGCTCGCCCGCCTGCGGCCGCGCTTCGGCTTCGACCTCTGCGCGGCCCACGTCCATCACGCCCTGAGTCCGAACGCCGACGCGTGGCTCGACTTCTGCGCACGACAGTGTGCGGCGCTCGACGTGGCTTTCCACCCGTTTCGCGAGCAGGTTGCGCGCGACCATCCGGCAGGGCTCGAGGCGGCCGCGCGCGAAGTCCGCCATGCCGCGCTCTCGCGTGTCACGTGCGACTGGCTCGTGTTCGGCCACCACCAGGACGACCAGGCCGAAACGCTGCTGTTCCGGCTGCTGCGCGGCGCGGGCGTGCGCGGCGCAGCGGCGATGGCAGCGATCGAGCCGGGATTCCCGGGACGGCTGCGGCCGCTGCTCGGCGTGCGCCGCGCCGACATCCGCGCGTTCGCGCAGGCAGCGTCACTCGAATGGATCGAGGACGAGAGCAACGCCGATCCGCGCCATGCCCGCAATTTCCTGCGTCACCACGTATTTCCGCTGTTCGGCGAAGCTTTTCCCGGCGCGGTCCCGGCGCTCGCGCGGGCGAGCGGCCATTTTCGCGAGGCGGACGGACTGCTCGGCGATCTCGCGGCGCTCGACTACGCCGCCTGCGGCGGCTCGCCATGGCTGCGGGACCGGCTGCTGATGCTGTCCGACGAGCGGGTGCGCAACCTCTTGCGCTGGCGGATCCGGCAGATGGGGTGCGAGGCGCCGGCGCGCGCACGGCTCGTCGAGGCCGTCCGGCAACTGCGCGCGACGCACGCCCCGCTGTACCTGCCGCTCGGTACAGCCGCGTGCTGCACTTACCGGGATCGGCTGTGGCTGGAGCCGCAGCGCGACGGCGCTCCCGAGCAGCCCCTGCCCTGGCGGCAGGAGCCGGCGCTGTGCTGGGGTGCCGGCGTCGTGCGCTTCGAGCCGGTGACCGGCGCGGGCATCGGCCGAGGGGCGCTGCAGCGTGCCATGGACGTCGCGCTGGTGCCGCGCTGGCCGGGGCTGATGTTGCGGCAGGACAGCGGGCGCCCGCTGCGCAGTTTCAAGAACCTGTGCCAGGAAGCCGGCATTCCGGCGTGGCTGCGCCCGCGGCTGCCGGTGCTGCGCGTCGACGGCGAGGCGGCGTGGATCGGCGAGATCGGGGTGGCGGCCGAATTTCGCTGCGGTCCAGGCGAAGCCGGACTGCTGCTGGTGTGGCAGCGCTGAATTCATCGCCTGCCGGGATGGCTTCCTAGCGTCCGCCGACCAGATTGATCAGCTGGGCGAGTTCGACGGCCGAGCGCACTGCCATTTTGTCGAAGACTTTCGAGCGATGCGCCTCGACGGTGCGCATCGAGATGTTCAGGTGGTCCGCGATGACCTTGTTGTACTTGCCGGCGAGGATCTGCTCCATCACTTCGCGCTCGCGCGCGGTCAGCAGCGCGA
Coding sequences within it:
- a CDS encoding hemolysin family protein; the protein is MEIFILVALILLNGAFAMSEIALVTARRSRLARLAEDGDASAHVAIELGEEPTRFLSTIQIGITSIGILNGIVGEAALAAPLASWLQTLGLDQHPSEVGATVLVVVVITYVSIVVGELVPKRIGQINPEGIAILVARPMKALAIGSRPFVRLLMWSTALLLRLLGKRDEGAPSITEEEIHALLEEGSEAGIIEKNEHTMVRNVFRLDDRQIGSLMVPRADIVWLDVTRPLDENLARMAESDHSRFPVCRGGLDDILGIISSKQLFNQTLKGGKTDLTQQLQPPVYVPESLTGMELLDQFRASSTQMVFVIDEYGEIQGMVTLQDVLEAVTGEFHPHSLEEAWAVQREDGSWLLDGMIPIPELKDRLELKTVPEEERGRYHTLSGMVMWLLGRLPHTGDVSQWGEWRLEVVDLDGKRIDKVLATRIPDPSAAVTPDSPAPTPPAD
- a CDS encoding acetyl-CoA carboxylase carboxyltransferase subunit alpha — protein: MKTTFLDFEQPVADLEAKIEKLRFVQDDSAVDISEEIARLEAKSQTLSKNLYAKLTPWQIAQVSRHPQRPYTLDYARHIFTDFVELHGDRTYADDKAIVGGLARFNGQSCVVIGHQKGRDTKEKILRNFGMPRPEGYRKALRLMRLAEKFGLPVFTFVDTPGAYPGIDAEERGQSEAIGRNLYVMAELKVPIITTIIGEGGSGGALAIAVGDQVMMLQYATYSVISPEGCASILWKSAEKASEAAETMGITAARLKSLGLIDRVVNEPAGGAHRDHRAMAQTLKRALQDALRQVADLSPAELVEKRLERLMSYGRFKEQKVA
- the tilS gene encoding tRNA lysidine(34) synthetase TilS, with the protein product MLVAAAVAPRQRLCVAFSGGADSTTLLHLLARLRPRFGFDLCAAHVHHALSPNADAWLDFCARQCAALDVAFHPFREQVARDHPAGLEAAAREVRHAALSRVTCDWLVFGHHQDDQAETLLFRLLRGAGVRGAAAMAAIEPGFPGRLRPLLGVRRADIRAFAQAASLEWIEDESNADPRHARNFLRHHVFPLFGEAFPGAVPALARASGHFREADGLLGDLAALDYAACGGSPWLRDRLLMLSDERVRNLLRWRIRQMGCEAPARARLVEAVRQLRATHAPLYLPLGTAACCTYRDRLWLEPQRDGAPEQPLPWRQEPALCWGAGVVRFEPVTGAGIGRGALQRAMDVALVPRWPGLMLRQDSGRPLRSFKNLCQEAGIPAWLRPRLPVLRVDGEAAWIGEIGVAAEFRCGPGEAGLLLVWQR